One part of the Ochrobactrum quorumnocens genome encodes these proteins:
- a CDS encoding FAD-binding oxidoreductase: protein MMSVDTTTHEHIQALVDSLGMDLVLSGEEVVRYCSDWHDDVKSNAVAVLRPRSTADVSACVKAVRARDLSIVPQGGNTGLVLGATPDSPESQVIISLERMTAIRSIDADDFSAVVDAGCILSEFKDKVEAAGMFFPLALGAQGSCRIGGNVSTNAGGINVLRYGMTRELVLGLEVVLPDGSIFDGLSTLRKDNRGIDLKQLFIGAEGTLGIVTAVAVKLMPQPGQVATALLSLNALEDAIALYRRARRDCCDLMSAFEFMPPLAFTLAREAMPDLAMPMGGNYSAYVLMEISGSGLIDIEDLMGRFLEKVMEDGVVADGVIATSRDQSRKLWLFREGMNEGQAKRGPHLRTDVSVPLSRLADFVRDAEAAVYAGLPDCVCVSYGHVGDGNVHLNVLPPNTLDRAEIDARIYKAKNIINDVLDSYRGSMSAEHGIGRLKRPDFEKRMPDVQRQLLSAIKTAIDPNLMMNPGCQLSLLPCSETSN, encoded by the coding sequence ATGATGAGCGTCGACACCACAACGCATGAGCATATACAGGCGCTGGTCGACAGCCTCGGCATGGACCTTGTTCTCTCAGGCGAAGAGGTAGTGCGCTATTGCAGCGACTGGCACGACGACGTGAAGAGCAATGCAGTTGCGGTGCTTCGCCCTCGCTCCACGGCGGACGTATCTGCTTGTGTGAAAGCTGTTCGCGCTCGCGACCTGTCTATTGTTCCACAAGGCGGCAACACTGGCCTCGTACTGGGAGCAACACCCGACTCACCGGAATCCCAGGTCATCATCAGCCTCGAACGCATGACGGCTATTCGCAGCATCGATGCAGATGACTTTTCCGCCGTGGTCGATGCGGGCTGTATTCTGTCCGAATTCAAGGACAAGGTAGAAGCAGCGGGAATGTTCTTTCCGCTGGCATTGGGCGCACAAGGTTCTTGCCGCATCGGTGGCAACGTGTCGACCAATGCGGGCGGCATCAATGTGTTGCGATATGGCATGACACGTGAGCTCGTTCTCGGCCTTGAAGTAGTCCTGCCCGATGGTTCCATTTTCGATGGTCTTTCAACTTTGCGTAAAGACAATCGCGGCATCGATCTGAAGCAGCTTTTCATTGGCGCTGAGGGAACTTTGGGGATTGTTACAGCGGTCGCGGTAAAGCTTATGCCGCAACCGGGGCAGGTTGCGACTGCGCTGCTCAGTCTCAACGCTCTCGAAGACGCTATCGCGCTTTATCGACGCGCACGGCGCGATTGTTGCGACTTGATGTCGGCATTCGAGTTTATGCCCCCGCTTGCTTTCACATTGGCGCGAGAAGCAATGCCGGACTTGGCCATGCCGATGGGCGGTAATTATTCAGCCTATGTTCTGATGGAAATCTCCGGTTCCGGACTGATCGACATCGAAGATCTTATGGGTCGCTTCCTTGAAAAGGTTATGGAAGACGGGGTGGTTGCAGATGGTGTCATCGCGACATCCCGAGACCAATCCCGCAAGTTGTGGCTGTTCCGCGAAGGTATGAACGAAGGCCAAGCCAAGCGGGGCCCACATTTGCGTACCGACGTTTCCGTGCCCCTATCGCGCCTTGCGGATTTTGTGCGTGATGCAGAGGCTGCGGTCTACGCCGGTCTGCCGGACTGTGTCTGCGTATCTTATGGTCATGTGGGCGATGGGAATGTCCATCTTAATGTATTACCGCCGAACACGCTCGACCGCGCGGAGATCGATGCTCGTATCTACAAAGCGAAAAACATCATCAACGATGTGCTTGATAGCTATCGCGGCTCCATGAGCGCAGAGCATGGAATTGGCCGACTTAAAAGACCGGATTTTGAAAAGCGTATGCCTGACGTGCAGCGCCAATTGCTATCTGCAATCAAGACTGCGATAGACCCTAACCTTATGATGAACCCCGGTTGCCAATTGAGTTTGCTGCCTTGTTCAGAGACGAGCAATTAG
- a CDS encoding helix-turn-helix domain-containing protein, protein MIFVPMPFVVALLLLILLVAMWHRQENAASNHPFQLLIALCAVQSVTVGLRWGYGLAEFRYLLPIIASCLPPLAYASFRSLIRGDGKAQTRHLWHISAFPVAVTVILLAFPVLLDFGLIVLFVGYALALLYIGRTGPDGLDDARFDSAISAHRALVFAAISLCVSAFFDLAVLMDFEWTNGKNAALIVSNANLLGLFFVGLTAMVASRAKPSASAPLEENEDETRDEQERNSLARVEHVLIQNRLYLDENLTLIRLARKVGLPARQISSSINRITGKNVSQYINDYRITEACRLLRETALPVTTIMFESGFQTKSNFNREFRRVTSLSPASWRDQQVME, encoded by the coding sequence TTGATTTTCGTTCCTATGCCCTTCGTCGTCGCGCTTTTATTACTCATCCTCTTGGTAGCGATGTGGCATCGTCAGGAGAACGCTGCCTCCAATCACCCCTTCCAACTGTTGATCGCACTATGTGCGGTGCAATCCGTGACCGTCGGCCTTCGCTGGGGTTATGGGCTGGCAGAGTTTCGCTATTTACTTCCCATTATCGCGAGCTGCTTGCCTCCACTCGCATATGCGAGTTTTCGCAGCCTGATACGTGGAGACGGCAAAGCTCAAACCCGACACCTATGGCATATTTCTGCTTTCCCGGTGGCAGTTACTGTCATCCTCCTGGCTTTTCCCGTTCTATTGGATTTTGGCCTTATTGTTCTGTTCGTCGGATACGCACTTGCACTTCTCTACATCGGTAGAACCGGCCCTGACGGGCTTGACGATGCGCGTTTCGACAGCGCGATTTCGGCACACCGCGCGCTTGTCTTTGCCGCAATATCGCTTTGTGTATCGGCCTTTTTTGATCTGGCAGTTTTGATGGATTTTGAATGGACGAATGGCAAGAATGCTGCGCTCATCGTCAGCAACGCCAATTTGCTCGGGCTATTTTTCGTGGGCCTGACAGCAATGGTAGCAAGTCGTGCAAAGCCTTCTGCATCCGCTCCACTTGAAGAAAATGAAGACGAGACCCGCGATGAGCAAGAACGAAATAGTCTCGCACGTGTGGAACACGTCCTCATTCAGAACCGATTATATCTGGACGAAAATTTGACTCTCATACGGCTTGCGCGAAAAGTGGGGCTACCAGCACGCCAGATTTCGAGCTCCATCAACCGCATTACCGGCAAAAATGTATCCCAATACATCAATGATTATCGCATCACTGAAGCTTGTCGACTGCTGCGAGAGACCGCGCTGCCCGTTACGACGATTATGTTTGAATCAGGGTTCCAGACCAAATCCAATTTCAATCGGGAATTTAGGCGCGTCACTTCGTTAAGTCCTGCAAGCTGGCGCGACCAACAGGTAATGGAATGA
- a CDS encoding YciI family protein, protein MPKFVTIGYGDQEGYDRTPKPIRDAAHAHDAKLQKNGVLIGIAGAPVLVRNLDANQVETTNGPFMRSSLPVAGFAIIEAANLEEVIKLVSQTPCAVARGVVEVWPLESSS, encoded by the coding sequence ATGCCAAAATTCGTGACGATCGGATATGGCGATCAAGAAGGTTATGATCGGACTCCGAAACCCATCCGCGACGCAGCTCATGCCCACGATGCGAAATTGCAGAAGAATGGGGTTTTGATCGGCATCGCGGGCGCGCCCGTGTTGGTTCGCAATCTTGACGCTAATCAGGTTGAAACGACCAACGGACCGTTCATGAGGTCCTCCCTGCCAGTGGCCGGATTTGCTATAATCGAGGCCGCCAATCTGGAGGAAGTCATAAAGTTAGTGTCACAAACTCCCTGTGCTGTTGCTCGTGGTGTTGTTGAGGTGTGGCCACTGGAAAGTTCGTCCTAA
- a CDS encoding IlvD/Edd family dehydratase gives MSDDQNTPRRLRSQDWFDNPDHLDLTALYLERFMNYGTTPEELRSGKPIIGIAQSGSDLNPCNRHHLDLAKRIRDGIRDAGGIVIEFPSHPLFENCKRPTAALDRNLAYMALVEILYGYPLDGVVLTTGCDKTTPSALMAASTVDIPAIVFSGGPMLDGWHEGKLVGSGTVIWQSRRKYAAGEITKEEFLEAALSSAPSVGHCNTMGTASTMNAMAEALGMSLTGCAAIPAAYRERGQMAYRTGRRAVELVFEDIRPSNILTREAFVNAIKVNSAIGGSTNAQPHLMAMAKHAGVELKPDDWQDEGFDIPLLANIQPAGKYLGEKFHRAGGVPAIMWELLSAGKIDGSCASVTGKTMAENLEGRESSDRDVIFPYDKPLKERAGFLVMKGNLFDFAIMKMSVVSPEFRDRYLSEPGHEGIFDGRAIVFDGSEDYHKCINDPALNIDERCILVIRGAGPLGWPGSAEVVNMQPPDHLIKRGITSLPTIGDGRQSGTADSPSILNASPESAAGGGLAWVRNGDTIRIDFNKGRCDMLVDEAEIARRKAEGIPQTPADATPWQMIYRQTVTQLADGATIRDADKFRQLAKTPPRHNH, from the coding sequence ATGAGTGATGATCAAAACACACCGCGCCGCCTGCGCTCGCAGGACTGGTTCGACAATCCCGACCATCTTGATCTGACAGCGCTTTATCTGGAGCGCTTCATGAATTACGGTACGACGCCCGAAGAACTCAGATCAGGCAAGCCGATTATCGGCATTGCGCAGTCTGGCAGCGATCTTAACCCCTGCAATCGTCACCATCTTGATCTTGCCAAACGCATCCGCGACGGCATTCGCGATGCAGGCGGAATAGTGATCGAGTTTCCGAGCCACCCGCTGTTTGAAAACTGCAAGCGACCAACTGCAGCGCTCGACCGGAATCTGGCCTATATGGCGCTTGTCGAGATCCTTTATGGATATCCGCTTGATGGTGTTGTCCTCACAACCGGTTGCGACAAGACCACGCCTTCCGCACTGATGGCGGCTTCCACGGTGGATATTCCGGCTATCGTGTTTTCCGGTGGGCCCATGCTTGATGGTTGGCATGAAGGCAAGCTCGTCGGTTCCGGCACGGTAATATGGCAGTCGCGTCGAAAATATGCGGCGGGTGAAATCACCAAGGAAGAATTTCTCGAAGCGGCGCTCAGTTCCGCGCCTTCGGTCGGCCATTGCAATACAATGGGCACCGCCTCCACGATGAATGCAATGGCTGAGGCCTTAGGCATGTCGCTCACCGGTTGCGCTGCTATCCCGGCTGCATATCGTGAGCGCGGTCAGATGGCGTATCGGACGGGTCGTCGTGCGGTGGAGTTGGTATTCGAAGACATTCGACCATCCAATATTCTGACACGCGAAGCGTTTGTAAACGCCATCAAGGTCAACTCCGCCATTGGTGGTTCAACCAATGCTCAGCCACATCTTATGGCGATGGCAAAACATGCGGGTGTGGAGCTGAAGCCTGACGATTGGCAGGACGAAGGCTTTGATATTCCGCTGCTTGCCAATATTCAGCCTGCTGGCAAATATCTTGGCGAGAAATTCCATCGCGCCGGTGGTGTGCCTGCGATTATGTGGGAACTGCTGTCCGCAGGCAAAATCGACGGTTCCTGCGCGAGTGTTACTGGAAAGACGATGGCGGAGAATCTTGAAGGTCGGGAATCATCGGACCGCGACGTCATTTTCCCTTACGACAAACCACTCAAGGAGCGCGCTGGCTTCCTTGTTATGAAGGGCAATCTGTTTGATTTTGCCATTATGAAAATGAGTGTGGTCTCACCTGAGTTTCGCGATCGCTATCTGTCAGAGCCGGGACACGAGGGGATTTTCGATGGGCGGGCTATCGTTTTTGATGGCTCGGAAGATTATCATAAGTGTATCAACGATCCTGCGCTCAACATTGACGAACGCTGCATCCTCGTTATTCGGGGCGCTGGTCCACTCGGTTGGCCGGGGTCTGCCGAAGTCGTAAATATGCAGCCGCCGGATCATCTGATCAAGCGTGGAATCACAAGTTTGCCAACCATCGGTGACGGTCGCCAATCGGGCACAGCAGATAGCCCGTCCATTCTCAATGCTTCACCGGAAAGTGCAGCGGGTGGTGGTCTGGCCTGGGTGCGTAACGGCGATACCATTCGTATCGACTTCAACAAGGGGCGGTGTGATATGCTGGTGGACGAGGCAGAAATTGCGCGCCGCAAGGCGGAAGGCATTCCGCAGACACCTGCAGATGCAACGCCTTGGCAGATGATCTATCGACAGACGGTAACGCAGCTGGCCGATGGAGCTACGATCCGCGATGCTGATAAATTCCGCCAACTGGCCAAAACACCGCCGCGCCATAACCACTAA
- a CDS encoding AraC family transcriptional regulator, translating into MANIPLTRSQFLLPFMGILDELGAPTSALLEKARLPSSLETKSDLYIPVLPAIRFIETAQISQGITDFGFLASQRLHFSHLREKTRALIAHSPTLLVALRHACNEASREDTILSMWIEHDSDHVRVCSKLAITKELQHLEHAQWLQNIFSIYIVRQFTGPNWTPPVMAFEAHYSPSEVTQSFWPNVRFLSGQNAAWISIPISCLSLSNYFPESFHPVQDHEDGPSGYDIVELLKLMLPSYLDGGVPTLAEIAEMAGVSARTFQRKLANVDFVYSDILDAVRFERSSSLLRESDSKIIDIAFASGYSDPAHFTRAFRRISGVTPRQFREQSRSL; encoded by the coding sequence ATGGCCAACATCCCTTTAACGCGTAGCCAGTTTCTTCTTCCCTTCATGGGGATACTTGATGAGTTGGGAGCGCCTACGAGTGCGCTTTTGGAAAAAGCTCGGCTACCATCCTCTCTCGAGACAAAGAGCGATCTCTATATTCCGGTATTGCCGGCAATCCGGTTTATCGAAACGGCCCAAATCTCTCAGGGCATTACAGATTTTGGTTTCCTGGCCAGCCAGCGGCTGCATTTTTCTCATCTGAGAGAAAAAACCAGAGCACTGATCGCGCATTCTCCAACATTGCTTGTTGCGTTGCGGCATGCCTGCAACGAGGCTTCAAGGGAAGATACTATCCTGAGCATGTGGATCGAACACGATAGTGATCACGTACGGGTTTGCAGTAAGCTCGCAATAACAAAAGAGCTTCAGCACCTGGAGCATGCACAATGGCTTCAGAATATTTTCTCGATCTATATTGTCCGGCAATTCACTGGCCCCAACTGGACACCGCCGGTGATGGCTTTTGAAGCGCACTATTCGCCGAGTGAAGTGACGCAATCCTTCTGGCCAAATGTGCGCTTCCTATCTGGACAAAACGCGGCGTGGATCAGCATCCCAATTTCATGCCTTAGTCTCTCCAACTATTTTCCTGAATCATTTCACCCTGTGCAAGACCACGAGGATGGGCCTTCTGGCTATGATATCGTGGAACTTCTCAAACTAATGTTGCCATCATATCTTGATGGAGGAGTTCCCACGCTTGCTGAGATTGCTGAGATGGCGGGCGTCAGTGCGCGTACCTTCCAGCGCAAACTCGCGAATGTTGATTTTGTATATTCAGATATTCTGGATGCCGTAAGATTTGAACGCTCAAGCAGCTTATTACGTGAATCCGATTCCAAGATCATAGATATCGCATTTGCATCTGGCTATTCTGACCCAGCTCATTTCACTCGAGCATTTCGCCGGATTTCTGGTGTTACCCCACGCCAGTTTCGTGAGCAGTCGCGGTCGCTATAA
- the denD gene encoding D-erythronate dehydrogenase — MHILIIGAAGMVGRKLAERLTKDGSLDGRTIEALTLVDVVTPQAPAGFTGQVTLETVDLSAPGTAEKLVASRPDVIFHLAAIVSGEAELDFDKGYRINLDGTRYLFDAVRITHNEDGYFPRIVFTSSIAVVGAPLPFPIPDEFHLTPLTSYGTQKAICELLLSDYTRRGFFDGIGIRLPTICIRPGKPNAAASGFFSNILREPLVGQEAVLPVSDDVRHWHTSPRSAVGFLIHGATMDLQRMGSRRNLSMPGLSATVGEQIAALRRVAGDKAVALIRREPDEMIMRMCAGWAPGFEAKRAQELGFTAETSFDEIIRAHIEDELGGSL; from the coding sequence ATGCACATTCTGATCATCGGCGCGGCAGGCATGGTGGGCCGAAAACTCGCGGAGCGTCTGACGAAAGACGGTTCGCTTGATGGTAGGACGATTGAGGCGCTTACACTGGTGGATGTGGTGACGCCGCAGGCACCTGCGGGTTTTACCGGACAGGTAACCCTTGAAACCGTTGACCTTTCCGCACCCGGCACTGCTGAAAAACTGGTCGCAAGTCGCCCAGATGTAATCTTCCATCTGGCAGCTATTGTTTCGGGCGAAGCAGAGCTTGATTTCGACAAAGGCTACCGTATCAACCTTGACGGTACGCGTTACCTGTTCGATGCGGTTCGTATCACCCACAATGAAGATGGATATTTCCCACGCATTGTCTTCACCTCGTCGATTGCGGTCGTGGGTGCGCCACTTCCTTTCCCAATTCCCGACGAATTTCATCTGACACCGCTCACCAGCTATGGCACGCAGAAGGCAATTTGCGAACTTTTGCTGTCCGATTACACCCGTCGCGGGTTCTTCGATGGCATAGGCATCCGACTGCCCACAATCTGCATTCGGCCTGGCAAACCCAATGCGGCTGCGTCCGGCTTTTTCTCAAATATCCTGCGTGAACCGCTGGTCGGCCAGGAAGCCGTATTGCCGGTTTCGGATGATGTTCGCCATTGGCACACTTCGCCGCGTTCAGCTGTTGGCTTCCTGATCCATGGAGCGACAATGGATCTCCAACGCATGGGCTCGCGTCGTAATCTGTCTATGCCCGGCCTCTCCGCTACCGTGGGAGAGCAGATTGCAGCGTTGCGCCGTGTAGCGGGTGATAAGGCTGTTGCTCTCATCCGTCGTGAACCGGATGAAATGATCATGCGCATGTGCGCGGGTTGGGCTCCGGGTTTTGAAGCCAAACGCGCGCAAGAGTTGGGCTTTACCGCCGAAACCTCGTTTGACGAAATTATCCGTGCTCATATTGAGGATGAGCTTGGAGGTTCGCTGTGA
- a CDS encoding DUF1254 domain-containing protein, which translates to MFRSVGLSLAVASIAWSGGAYAQTLGSKMPVTVDSFVRAETDHYLAANVKDIGRLGQFKHAREPVAIDKQTVIRMNRDTLYSFAVFDLAAGPATISLPDTGKRYMSMMVVDQDHYLPVVAYGTKPVTLTQKSVGTRYAFVAVRTLVDPNDPKDLDEVHRLQDAIKVSQKEPGKLDIPNWDDASLTDIRNALLALAKHQASYNGSFGARGQVDPIRHLIGTASGWGGIPEKDAMYPSFTPEKNDGKTVYTLNVPKTVPVKAFWSISVYNAKGFFEKNEYNAYSINNLTATKNADGSVTAQFGGCDGKIPNCLPVVEGWNYTVRLYRPDQSVVSGEWKFPEAQPRSN; encoded by the coding sequence ATGTTCCGTTCGGTTGGGCTTAGTCTCGCAGTTGCCTCGATTGCATGGTCCGGTGGAGCATATGCCCAGACTTTGGGCAGCAAAATGCCGGTCACCGTTGACAGTTTCGTCCGCGCTGAGACCGATCATTATCTTGCAGCCAATGTGAAGGACATAGGCCGACTGGGCCAGTTCAAGCATGCTCGCGAGCCTGTGGCGATCGATAAGCAGACCGTCATCCGTATGAACCGCGATACGCTTTATTCATTTGCAGTATTTGATCTTGCTGCCGGGCCAGCAACGATCTCGCTGCCGGATACGGGCAAGCGTTATATGTCAATGATGGTCGTTGATCAGGATCACTATTTGCCAGTGGTTGCCTATGGCACGAAGCCAGTTACGCTAACTCAAAAATCCGTTGGCACCAGATATGCTTTCGTCGCTGTCCGGACGCTGGTGGACCCCAATGATCCGAAGGATCTCGACGAAGTCCATAGGCTCCAGGATGCCATCAAGGTTAGCCAAAAGGAACCGGGCAAACTCGATATCCCAAACTGGGATGACGCAAGCCTGACAGACATCCGCAATGCGTTGCTCGCGCTCGCAAAACATCAGGCGTCGTATAATGGTTCATTTGGAGCGCGCGGCCAGGTTGATCCGATCCGGCATTTGATTGGTACAGCCTCTGGATGGGGCGGCATTCCAGAAAAGGATGCAATGTATCCAAGTTTTACGCCTGAGAAAAACGACGGAAAAACCGTCTATACCCTCAATGTGCCAAAGACCGTGCCGGTTAAGGCTTTCTGGTCGATCAGTGTCTACAATGCCAAAGGCTTCTTCGAGAAAAACGAATACAATGCCTATTCAATCAACAACCTCACTGCCACAAAAAATGCGGACGGATCGGTCACTGCGCAATTTGGTGGTTGTGATGGCAAAATTCCAAACTGCCTGCCCGTTGTTGAGGGCTGGAACTACACGGTAAGGCTTTATCGGCCAGATCAATCTGTTGTTAGTGGCGAATGGAAATTTCCAGAGGCCCAGCCGCGTTCAAACTAA
- a CDS encoding NAD(P)-dependent oxidoreductase, translating to MTRKIAFLGTGLMGAPMVRRLLNAGFSVSVWNRDFAKAEALVKNGAVVASSAAEAVANADIVFTMLSDGKAVGSVLFDGGVATALKAGAIVIDTSSIAPPIAREHAEKLSALGIRHIDCPVSGGTVGAEAGTLALMAGGDAVLIEELADVFAALGRVTHVGPSSAGQICKLANQQIVAITIGAVAEAMMLVEAGGADRGKFRDAIRGGFAESRILELHGKRMVDRTFQPGGPSGLQLKDLEAVAAMAESLSLTLPLTEEIRDEFRTFVEAGHAETDHSGILLHIEKINNRQREDDR from the coding sequence GTGACGCGTAAAATTGCTTTTCTTGGCACTGGCCTTATGGGTGCACCGATGGTGCGCCGCCTTCTAAATGCTGGCTTTAGCGTTAGCGTTTGGAATCGTGACTTCGCCAAAGCCGAAGCATTGGTCAAAAACGGCGCGGTAGTAGCATCAAGTGCTGCTGAAGCAGTCGCGAACGCCGATATTGTCTTCACTATGCTGTCCGATGGCAAGGCTGTGGGATCAGTGTTGTTTGACGGCGGGGTCGCGACAGCTTTGAAAGCTGGTGCCATCGTTATCGACACGTCTTCAATCGCGCCGCCAATTGCAAGAGAACATGCCGAGAAACTTTCTGCTCTCGGCATTCGTCACATCGATTGTCCTGTGTCAGGCGGCACAGTTGGTGCGGAAGCAGGAACACTGGCATTAATGGCTGGCGGTGATGCAGTCTTGATCGAAGAACTGGCAGATGTATTTGCGGCGCTGGGGCGTGTCACTCATGTCGGTCCCTCCAGTGCAGGACAGATTTGCAAACTGGCTAACCAGCAGATTGTAGCAATTACGATTGGTGCAGTTGCGGAAGCGATGATGCTGGTGGAAGCCGGTGGTGCGGATCGTGGCAAGTTCCGTGATGCCATTCGGGGTGGCTTTGCAGAAAGTCGTATTCTTGAATTGCATGGGAAACGCATGGTGGATCGTACTTTCCAACCGGGCGGTCCTTCAGGGCTGCAATTGAAAGATCTGGAAGCCGTGGCAGCTATGGCTGAGAGCCTTTCGCTGACGTTGCCATTGACCGAAGAAATTCGCGATGAGTTCCGCACTTTTGTAGAAGCCGGACATGCGGAAACGGATCATTCGGGAATTTTGCTGCATATCGAAAAGATCAATAATCGCCAGCGGGAAGACGATAGATGA
- a CDS encoding transporter yields the protein MQGINGLFGGSKRPGAVIISIAGFMTFNTGAAWSQSSADDLSQQLANPLASLISVPFQNNFDFKAGPNKNGFAYGLNIQPVIPFSLNEDWNVISRTIIPIAYRDYMPGGSVSGLGDINASFFLSPKKTGPGGLIWGVGPVFLLPTATDDYLGSGKFGLGPTAVALIQEKAWTIGALGNHIWSVAGPSGRQDVSASLLQPFVSYNFGHGRSMSLSVDSTYDWEAEQWTVPINLGATQVFKVKDQAMSLQVGGRYYAEGPAGTPEWGLRTTLTFMFPE from the coding sequence ATGCAGGGCATAAATGGTCTGTTCGGTGGGTCCAAGAGACCCGGCGCCGTAATTATATCAATCGCAGGCTTTATGACGTTTAATACTGGTGCGGCGTGGTCCCAATCTTCGGCTGACGATCTTTCGCAACAGCTTGCCAATCCTCTGGCCAGTCTTATCAGTGTTCCTTTTCAAAATAATTTTGACTTCAAGGCAGGCCCGAACAAAAACGGTTTTGCCTATGGTCTCAACATTCAGCCTGTTATTCCATTCAGCTTAAATGAAGATTGGAACGTTATATCGCGCACAATTATACCAATCGCTTATCGGGATTATATGCCTGGTGGCAGCGTTTCCGGGTTAGGCGATATAAATGCCAGCTTTTTTCTGTCTCCCAAAAAAACGGGCCCCGGTGGTTTGATATGGGGCGTTGGTCCGGTGTTTCTTCTTCCTACGGCCACTGACGATTATCTAGGTAGCGGAAAGTTTGGACTTGGTCCGACAGCAGTAGCTCTTATTCAGGAAAAGGCGTGGACCATCGGTGCATTGGGTAATCACATTTGGTCTGTCGCTGGGCCTTCGGGCAGGCAAGACGTGAGTGCCAGCCTGTTGCAGCCGTTTGTTTCCTATAATTTTGGCCACGGAAGATCGATGTCACTCAGCGTGGATTCAACTTATGACTGGGAGGCCGAGCAGTGGACGGTGCCAATTAATTTGGGTGCTACGCAGGTTTTCAAGGTGAAGGATCAGGCTATGAGCCTTCAGGTGGGTGGGCGTTATTACGCTGAAGGTCCCGCCGGTACTCCGGAGTGGGGACTGCGCACGACCTTGACATTTATGTTCCCTGAATAG
- a CDS encoding acid phosphatase produces the protein MLSKIGQTTLLTAAVFAGQVVSSVMAENAVGPKVTDPHFHLKPGYLQSSELPNSLVLLGSPPAEGSAALARDEAAREATIALRGKARWDQARTDADLQFPQPAKNFSCAMGVDISEAKTPHLYNLMQRVLTDAGLSTYGIKNKYNRTRPFVVHNEGTCQPDEEDVLRQDGSYPSGHTAAGWAWALTLAEVNPKRADDLFKRGLSFGQSRVICNAHWQSDVDAGRIMGAATVAKLHSNPEFLTDIQAARKELETASSPTVDCAVEDQVLSQQTQ, from the coding sequence ATGCTGTCGAAGATCGGCCAAACGACCTTGCTCACCGCTGCGGTATTCGCTGGACAAGTTGTGAGTTCCGTTATGGCAGAAAATGCCGTTGGGCCGAAGGTAACGGACCCGCATTTTCACCTCAAACCGGGTTATCTGCAGTCGAGCGAGCTCCCCAACAGCCTTGTTTTGCTGGGTTCGCCTCCAGCGGAGGGAAGTGCTGCACTGGCACGTGATGAGGCAGCAAGAGAGGCTACTATTGCACTACGCGGAAAAGCGCGTTGGGATCAGGCGCGGACAGATGCTGATCTGCAATTCCCCCAGCCTGCGAAGAATTTCTCCTGCGCTATGGGCGTGGATATCAGTGAAGCGAAGACCCCACATCTTTATAATTTGATGCAGCGAGTTCTTACTGATGCGGGGCTTTCGACCTATGGCATCAAGAACAAGTATAACAGAACTCGACCTTTCGTCGTGCACAACGAAGGCACATGCCAGCCAGACGAAGAAGATGTGTTGCGTCAAGACGGTTCCTACCCATCTGGGCACACAGCTGCGGGTTGGGCATGGGCGCTCACATTGGCCGAGGTCAATCCAAAGCGCGCAGATGATCTGTTCAAGCGCGGATTGTCGTTTGGCCAAAGCAGGGTGATTTGTAACGCTCACTGGCAAAGCGATGTCGATGCCGGACGCATTATGGGGGCGGCAACAGTTGCTAAACTACATAGCAATCCCGAATTCCTTACTGATATTCAGGCTGCGCGCAAAGAATTGGAAACAGCAAGCAGCCCGACTGTTGATTGTGCTGTCGAGGATCAAGTGCTCTCACAGCAAACTCAATGA